From the Acidobacteriota bacterium genome, the window CCGACATTCGCAATGACGGCGTACTGTCCTTCGTGGGCGCCAACGCCAATCAGAACACGCGCTTTGGACGTTCGCGCCATCGCGAGTTTTTCGGCAATCAGTTTTACAATTCGCTGCGTCTGGAAACCGAGCAGCGCGTGACCCGCGGCCTGCAATTCCGCATGGCTTACACCTGGGCGAAGAACATTGACGACGGCACGTCCATCACCGGCGGCACCGATTTTGACAGCGACGGCGCAGCGCGTTATTGGACGCTGCGCGAGCGCGGCCCCTCCGCGCTGGATACGCGCCATGCTTTCACCTTCAACTCTGTGTATCAACTGCCTGGTGAGAATGTAGGAGGCGTGGCGGGCAAAGTACTTGGCGGATGGAGCCTCAGCGGACTGATGCGCCTGTCCTCGGGCCAGCCTATTACTCCGGTGATGGGATTTGACCGCTCACGCACCGTGGTGGGCACGCGCTACCCCAGCCTCGCTTCAAGCGCCGACAACAATCCCACCAGCGGGACTTCGGCTGGCTGCGGCATCATCGCCCCCGGCACCACGCTGGGCACGCCGGACCGTTGGTTTGATCCGTGCGCCTTCGCAATGCCTGCCAACGGCTTCCTCGGCAACCTGGGTCGCAATACGGTTTCCGGTCCGGGAATCGCCACGGTGGATTTGGGCCTGTCGAAAAACTTCAAGCTGGCCATGCTCGGCGAATCAGGCGGCCTGAATTTCCGCGGCGAATTTTTCAACGTCCTGAATCGGCCCAACTTCGATACCCCGGGGGTGAGCCTGTACAACTCCGTCGGCGCCACTGTGAACGTGCCCTCGATTCTGCCCAATGCCGCGCGCGTAACCGGCACGGCCACCTCGGCGCGGCAGGTGCAGTTGGCGCTCAAGCTGGTCTTCTAACTGAACTCACCAACCAACCAAGAAGGCTCCCGACAACGGGAGCCTTCTTGCATTTTGTTTTGCTTTTGTTGTGATCCGAGCCGCGACAGTCATGGAGCGTCCACCATGCGGATGAACGCGCCCAGGTTGGTATCGCCGGAATGCAATATTGCGATTGGGCTTATCGTGAACGCCGACATTGTCGCGTTATCGAGCATGGTGGTCGCTCCATGACTGTCGCGGCTCGGATTAAATTAACTCGCGCCGTTGTCGACGCTGGCCCACAGGTACCACGAAGCGATGGAACGATACGGCTGCCAGCGCAGGCCGTGCCGCGCGACGGTGCTGAAGGCGGGCAGGGATTTGTATCCGTAGGCGCGCTGCACGGCTTTGCGGATGGCCAGATCGCCGGTCGAGAGCACGTCGGGGCGACCGAGCGTGAAGATCAGGAACATCTCGGAGGTCCAGCGGCCGATGCCCTTTACTTGGGTGAGATGCGTGATCACTTCCGCGTCCGCCATGCGCGAGACGCGGCGCAGCGGAAAGGAGCCGTCCTCCACGCGCTCGGCCAGATCGCGGATGTAGGATATTTTCTGACGCGACAGTCCCACCGCTCGCATCCGTTCTAAAGGCATGGCCAGAATCTGCTGTGTAGTGGGAAATCGGTGTGAGGGAAACAGTTCGCGGAAACGGCGCAGGATGGTTCCGGCGGCCTTGCCGCTCAATTGTTGATAGATGATGGCCTCAACCAGCGCGCGAAAGTAGTGGCTGCGCCCGGGCTTTCCGCTCTGAGTGAGGCCGAGCTGGCAGGGGCCGATCCTGGCGATCAGCCCCGCCATGACTTTGTCAGCGCGCGATAGCTCCGTGACGGCTTCGTCGAGCAGGCCTTCCATCCGAATGTTGCGCCGCGTGTCGAAGATCATATTCGTGACAGAGCCGCGTGACAGTGCCGCGCGCGTCAGCAAGCGGGCCAATGGAAAAACCAAACCCCGGCCGCGATGCTTTCTACACGCACGAACAGAACAGCAGATCGTAATCCAACCGTCCTCGTCCGGGGCGGTGTGTTCCGTCGGCCCGCTCGCTGACGCGCGCGGCACTGTCACGCGGCACTGTTAATTTATGGCGATGGTCACCGTATTGCTCACCTGGCCTTCGGCGGTGGTGATGGTCAGCGGGACGGCGGCGCCGAGCGTGGCGCCCGCCGGGACGCGCGCGTTCACTTGATACAAGCCTACAAACCCAGGCGCGAGTCCGGCGAAGTCGAGCGGCGCGACAACGCCGCCGATGCGCACGGTGGGATTGCCGGCCAGCACGGGTATCGACGTGCCATTCACGCCCGCGGGCAATCCGCTGGGCAGCGCGGGAGTAACCCGTCCCAGTCCAGAAGCAAAGATGATGACCACATCGCCGCGCCGGGCGGGCCGCGCTACGCTTAGGGGCACGCTGCCCGCTGGAGCCGCGAAGCTCGCATCGGGATTCTGTACAGCTCCCTGCCCGGAACCAGCCTGGTTCAGAGCGAAAATGCCTGGAGCGGACGGACTCAACGGAACGATCACCGTGTTGCCCGCCGCGCCCGGTCCGGCAAATACGGTGATATTGGCCGTGGCGCCCGTGGTCTCAAAGGGAATCATGGCGTTAATCTGGCCGGGGCCAGCAAAGAATAGCGGCGCGTAGCGGTCATTCACCATCACGCTGATCGACGACAGATCCGTCGGCAGAGGCGTGGCCACGGCGACATTGGATCGGGGCGCGAGATCCTGTGTGGCGGTGGAAAAGATGGACACGAACGCCCCCGGCGCGAGAGGGGTCCAAAATCCCGCTCCATCGCGTAGCGGCGTGGCCACCTGCGGATTGACGGTAATAACCGCGCCGCCCACCATGGTGGTAAATCCAGTGGCATTGGAGAGTGTCATGTTGGATGTTCCGGGCGCGGCGGTGGCGGGGATACTGATATCCTGCCCACGAACCGGCGTGCCACCCACCGTGGCTCTAAAAGTGGCGGCGGTGGGAATATCCGGAGTACTGAAGTTCAGGTTGGTGTCGGTGAGTCGCGTGGTCTCCGAAGCAACGATCGTGTGGAGCCTGCCGCGAGGCAAGAACAGGGGATCACCGGAGAGCCTTACCAGACCGTTAACCACTGCTCCCACGCGATCAAAGTTCAGCAGCGCCAGTGGCTGCGGCGGCAGCGCCAGAATGGCCAGGGCAGACTGACCAGCCACCAGATTCAGCGTGACGGGAGTGGTTTGCCCGCCAAAGAAGGTGCTGGAAAAATTAGCCACGCCAGCCTCATAGAACCCGCCGATATCCGCGAGAGCTACCGGGCCGTCGAGCGATTCGACCAGAACGCGGTAGCTACCCGACGGCAGTCCATCGATACGATAGTTTCCGGTTGCGTTGGTCAATTGCGAAGCCAACGGCGTGCCGCCCGGAACGCTCACCGCCACCACATGCGCCGACTGCACCGGCCCTCCCCCTGAATTGGTGATGGTCCCCGAGATGCTGGCCGTGGACGGCGCGAAGGTGGGCAGAGGATACAGCGCCGCCATGCTGATGGCGTCATCGGAGGATAGCTGACGGTTGGACACCGAGCCGACACGCGTTACCGAGGACTTCATAATTGACGCGCTGACGCCGCTGTGATCCAGGCCCAGCAGGTGGCCAATTTCATGCACGGCCACCGCGACGATATCGAAGGAGTTGGGACCAGCCACCGGCGAGAATACAAGGCCCGGAAAGGGCGTAGGATTAAATGCGATGTCAGAATCCACGATCTGCCCCGTGGACGCAATGAAGCGTGTCGCGGTGCTAGCCAGCACGCCCGGAGGGCTGTTGAATGTAGTGGGCGAGAAGCTCACATGGCTGATACCATCAGCCCCCGCCGCCGGATCGGGGCTGGCGGTCAGCCCCAGATCGCTGAAGTTGATCGCCGCGCCGGGTATCTGCGTCCAGACGCGGAAGGAATCGCGCACCACGCCGGCTACCACCAAGCGCTCCAGCTCTCCCGTAAATCCGGGCACTCCGTTGGGATTGATGATGAATCGCAATGACGTTCCCTGCGGCCAGCGTAGCGGCGTGCCCGCGCTGGTTACCAAGTTTGTGCCCGCCTGCAGATTCCTCGGCGCGAACAGAGTGAGGCCGACGAAGAAATTAATAACCAAAATGGCAGTCGCCATCAAGAACTTTGGTGATACGCGGGTGGGTGAAGAGTGAGTGGATACCGATGTGTTTGTATGTTGAGTCATGGTCATCTCCTGCTCCTCTTCTATTCGTTCGGCAGGGCCGGCTGCGTGCGGGCCACCGAGATTCGTATCTGATTCATCAGCAAATTCAGAGAGCGCTCCGAAAAAGTAACCTGCGAATTTTGCCGGAGGGCGGAGGCCTCCACGGAGCCAACCGAGTCCACCAGCGTATGCGCGGTCTGGCCCGCCGCCGCGGTGCCCAGCGGAATGGAGCGGGCGGCCACCTTGGCTCCGCTCGCCGGATCAGCCGCTACCGCCACAGTGCCCTGCTCGAAAGCAGTCACTTGATGCTGTCCCGCGGGGTCGGTCCAGACAAACAGAATCGCTTCCTGGCCCACCTGGAACTTTGGCACGGAGGCGATGGACATGCCTTCGTCGCCGATCTCCCCGCCGGGTTCGCGCAACTCGAACGAGCCGCCCAGTCCGCCCTTCAGATATCGCAAAGGCTGCACGCTATAAATGGTGTAGATCATGCGATGCGCGGAGTCCCACTCCACGCGCTTGGCGATAACGGCGCCATAGACCACGGTCTGCGACGCGCCCGTCAGGTCATCCATATACATGGGGGCCATTACCGTGGCGTGTTGCGGCACGGGGAAGGCCAGCAAGAGAATTCCCAGCAAAAATATCACATGTGTTCTCATCATGCTTTTCTCCAATACTTGAAGGATCGGCTTGCCGTTGTTAAACCTATGTTGAACCTATGTTGAATAAAATAACAGCATCCAGGATGCGCTGGCCAGGGGGGAGCACCAAACTTATCACAGTGGCCACAATTTGTTGCCAACCAACTGAATGTCTGTTCTTCTTTTGACACGCACAGGACTGCCCCGGCGCGCCGTGGGAGCAAGCCATCTGCTCGATTCATTGAAAAGTCTGCTGGATGGTGTAACTGAGCCACAACCGATAGGGAGAGATCGCGGCTCGGTTACGGTCCGCCGTCAATCATTTGGCTCTAGTTCGTTGCGCGGGCGTCGATCCAGTCCTGGGCCATGTTGCCGGCTTGAATGATCTGTGCCTGGGTCATGCGCTCTTTCAAAATCTCCATGCTGCGCTCGGCGTTGCCGCGCGCGTTCTCATCTCCGGTGGTCTTGGCCATGATGGTGAACCATTTATAGGCCTGCGTCAGATCAGCAGTTACCCCTTTGCCGCCGATGTGGAGATTGCCCAGCACATACTGCGCGACAGCGGAGCCCTGGTCGGCGGCCAGACTGTACCACTTGGCCGCTTCGTTCTGATCGCCAGCCACGCCCTGCCCCTTCAGATACATGTCGGCCAGCATAATCTGCGCCTGTAGATACCCGGACTCGCCCGCCATTTTGTACCAACGCACGGCCTGCGTGAAGTCGCGGGCCACGCCCTTGCCCTCCATGTGCGCCAAGCCCAGATTAAACTGCGCGTCGGGATAGCCCTGCATGGCCGCGATGCGGTACCAGCGCAGCGCCTCCTGATAGTTGGGCGCATCGAGGCCGCGGCCCTGGTAATACATCACGCCGAGATTAGTCTGCGCGCTGGGATTGCCGTCCTCGGCGAGCGGCTTCCACTTCTTCATGGCGGTGGCGAAGTCGCCGCGCGCGTAAGCGTCCATGCCCTCCTGAAAGTCGGCCTCGGTGACGTTGCTGCAACCGGTGAGGAGGACCGCCAGTAGGAATGCAAAAAATGAGTGCGCCAAAGGCCAAGCGGGCCGGCAGGCACGGCGAATCCCTGAATCGGAATTAGGTTTTACTCTTTTCATGCCAGATCAATATACCGCCTTCCCGGCCAATTCTAAAGCCTCTCGTGGCCCGTGACCGGGCGGCTGGGGGATGCCAACAATAAGATGGCTGGTTTTTTGTGTCGTTCGTCGCCCTACTCACCGTCGTGAAATTGCTCTACACTGGATGTCATGCGCATGGATACTTTATTGAAGCAGGGAATTGAACAACTGGAGAAGGCGGGCGTGGGCTCGCCGCGCTTGAATGCCGAGCTGCTCTTGATGCACGCGGCCGGGTGTGATCGCACGGCGCTGCTGGCGCATCCCGAACGCGAGCTGACGGCGGGGCAGTCGGCGACTTACGAAGCCTGGCTCCATGAGCGCGCGGCGGGCAAGCCGGCGCAGTACATCACGGGGCATCAGGAATTCTGGGGCCTCGAGTTTCTGGTCAATCCCTCGGTGCTGATCCCGCGGCCCGAGACGGAACTGCTGGTGGAGACGGCGCTGGAGTTTGCGCGCGCCGCCGGAAATTCCGGCAAGGAAATCAACATCGCCGATGTGGGCACCGGCTCCGGCTGCATCGCGGTGGCGCTGGCCAAGGAGTTGCCCGAGGCGCGCATCTACGCGCTGGACAATTCTCAGGAAGCGCTGGCCACCGCGCGCCGCAACGCCGAGAGGAACCTTAATTCCGGGAACATTGGCGGAAATAATGGCGCACGTATCAACTTCCTGCACTCTGATTTATTGAAGCCCGTCTCCGGCGAAGTGCTGCCCACTTTCGATCTGATCGTCTCCAATCCGCCCTACGTCTCCGAGCGCGATTTCCCGTATGTGATGGTGGAGGTGCGCAAGTACGAGCCGCCCTCGGCGGTCTTTGCGGGCGAGTCGGGCGTTGAAGTGTACGAGCGGCTGATTCCGCAGGCAGTGCAAGCGCTGCGCAAAGATGGGCTGATGATTCTGGAACTCGGCTACGATGTGCGCGAGCGCGTGCGCAGTCTTCTGCTGCCCGAACACTGGACCGACATCGACTGGCGCAAGGACCTGGCTGGGATTATTCGCGCTGTGATTGCACGGCGGAAGTGAGTTAGGGATTGGGGGATGGGGATTAGGGGATGGGAAAACCCAGGATCGGACCACTTTGCCCTAATCCCCAACCCCTAATCCCTACTTTTGTGGCTTCGGAAGATGACTGACCAGCGGTTCGGGCGCCTTCTTCCCTACGCGCAGGCCCAGCAACCACTCGACGCGCTCGAAGACTTCCTTCTTGCGTGCTTCCCCCAAAATGCGGCTGAAGACTCGGCCCTGCTGGTCGATGATGATCGTACCCGGCAGGCTCTCCCCCATTGCAAATTGAGTCATGTGATCCAAGGTGGTGCCGGTGAGGATGGGGAAACTCATCTTGAGTTTCTTCGCGAAGGCGGGAATGTTCGGCTGAGTTTCCGGCGCGTCGAGCGAGGCGGCCAGGACCACTACTCCCTGAGCCTCGTACTTCTTGGTTAGCTCGACGAAGATGGGCATCTCCTTAACGCACGGTCCGCACCATGTGGCCCAAAAGTTCAGCACGACAATCTTGCCGGAATAATCGGAGAGCTTCTGCTCTTTGCCCGATTGGTCGGAGAGTTCCAGCGGCGGCGCGGCTTCCTGCGCGCGAACGGCACTGGCTAGTGCCACAATCAACAGCAAGGACCGCGCGGCGGAAACTGCGCTGAATTTCAAGACTGGCCGATAGATCGCATACATTCGGCGAATCCTCCTCATTATAACCAGGGCTGCCGGTACAGTGTCCCGTGAGCACTGTGAAAAACCCTCAC encodes:
- a CDS encoding matrixin family metalloprotease yields the protein MTMTQHTNTSVSTHSSPTRVSPKFLMATAILVINFFVGLTLFAPRNLQAGTNLVTSAGTPLRWPQGTSLRFIINPNGVPGFTGELERLVVAGVVRDSFRVWTQIPGAAINFSDLGLTASPDPAAGADGISHVSFSPTTFNSPPGVLASTATRFIASTGQIVDSDIAFNPTPFPGLVFSPVAGPNSFDIVAVAVHEIGHLLGLDHSGVSASIMKSSVTRVGSVSNRQLSSDDAISMAALYPLPTFAPSTASISGTITNSGGGPVQSAHVVAVSVPGGTPLASQLTNATGNYRIDGLPSGSYRVLVESLDGPVALADIGGFYEAGVANFSSTFFGGQTTPVTLNLVAGQSALAILALPPQPLALLNFDRVGAVVNGLVRLSGDPLFLPRGRLHTIVASETTRLTDTNLNFSTPDIPTAATFRATVGGTPVRGQDISIPATAAPGTSNMTLSNATGFTTMVGGAVITVNPQVATPLRDGAGFWTPLAPGAFVSIFSTATQDLAPRSNVAVATPLPTDLSSISVMVNDRYAPLFFAGPGQINAMIPFETTGATANITVFAGPGAAGNTVIVPLSPSAPGIFALNQAGSGQGAVQNPDASFAAPAGSVPLSVARPARRGDVVIIFASGLGRVTPALPSGLPAGVNGTSIPVLAGNPTVRIGGVVAPLDFAGLAPGFVGLYQVNARVPAGATLGAAVPLTITTAEGQVSNTVTIAIN
- the prmC gene encoding peptide chain release factor N(5)-glutamine methyltransferase; this encodes MRMDTLLKQGIEQLEKAGVGSPRLNAELLLMHAAGCDRTALLAHPERELTAGQSATYEAWLHERAAGKPAQYITGHQEFWGLEFLVNPSVLIPRPETELLVETALEFARAAGNSGKEINIADVGTGSGCIAVALAKELPEARIYALDNSQEALATARRNAERNLNSGNIGGNNGARINFLHSDLLKPVSGEVLPTFDLIVSNPPYVSERDFPYVMVEVRKYEPPSAVFAGESGVEVYERLIPQAVQALRKDGLMILELGYDVRERVRSLLLPEHWTDIDWRKDLAGIIRAVIARRK
- a CDS encoding TlpA family protein disulfide reductase, producing MRRIRRMYAIYRPVLKFSAVSAARSLLLIVALASAVRAQEAAPPLELSDQSGKEQKLSDYSGKIVVLNFWATWCGPCVKEMPIFVELTKKYEAQGVVVLAASLDAPETQPNIPAFAKKLKMSFPILTGTTLDHMTQFAMGESLPGTIIIDQQGRVFSRILGEARKKEVFERVEWLLGLRVGKKAPEPLVSHLPKPQK
- a CDS encoding DNA-3-methyladenine glycosylase 2 family protein, whose protein sequence is MIFDTRRNIRMEGLLDEAVTELSRADKVMAGLIARIGPCQLGLTQSGKPGRSHYFRALVEAIIYQQLSGKAAGTILRRFRELFPSHRFPTTQQILAMPLERMRAVGLSRQKISYIRDLAERVEDGSFPLRRVSRMADAEVITHLTQVKGIGRWTSEMFLIFTLGRPDVLSTGDLAIRKAVQRAYGYKSLPAFSTVARHGLRWQPYRSIASWYLWASVDNGAS
- a CDS encoding sel1 repeat family protein encodes the protein MKRVKPNSDSGIRRACRPAWPLAHSFFAFLLAVLLTGCSNVTEADFQEGMDAYARGDFATAMKKWKPLAEDGNPSAQTNLGVMYYQGRGLDAPNYQEALRWYRIAAMQGYPDAQFNLGLAHMEGKGVARDFTQAVRWYKMAGESGYLQAQIMLADMYLKGQGVAGDQNEAAKWYSLAADQGSAVAQYVLGNLHIGGKGVTADLTQAYKWFTIMAKTTGDENARGNAERSMEILKERMTQAQIIQAGNMAQDWIDARATN